In Aerococcus loyolae, a genomic segment contains:
- a CDS encoding NAD(P)/FAD-dependent oxidoreductase codes for MKIAIIGGGIVGSVTAFYLSQTDCQVTLYDRGMGQATKAAAGIICPWFSKRRNKPWYRMANAGAHFYPQLISDLSQAGITSQAYQKRTTWLLKKREKMLDELMAIANRRKEKAPLIGQIRRLNPSQAHSALAPWTYDQDLIQIDSGAAVIDGELLCQELLSAAQAKGLTIIPEAVSIDAIHSTQVIIQEESYDRVIIAAGAWLGEILAPYTESVDIRPQKGQLLVYDHISQAEQWPLIMPEGQADIIPHQGQRLFLGATHENDQGFDLTPDLNALEEIMTTAQDLLPAIDFSNYQALKVGTRAYTSDFAPFYGPLPKYDHIYVASGLGSSGLTTGPIIGHELAAMVTGSGLQLDPSDYPVENYIKC; via the coding sequence ATGAAAATAGCGATCATTGGTGGAGGAATTGTCGGTTCGGTGACTGCCTTTTATCTTAGCCAGACTGACTGCCAAGTCACCCTTTACGATCGTGGCATGGGTCAGGCCACTAAGGCAGCAGCCGGCATTATCTGCCCCTGGTTCTCCAAGCGTCGCAATAAGCCATGGTACCGGATGGCCAATGCCGGGGCCCATTTTTACCCCCAATTGATCAGCGATTTATCCCAAGCAGGCATCACTTCCCAGGCCTACCAAAAACGGACGACCTGGCTTTTGAAAAAGCGGGAAAAAATGCTTGATGAACTCATGGCCATCGCTAACCGTCGTAAGGAAAAGGCCCCGCTTATTGGTCAGATCCGTCGCCTAAATCCTAGCCAGGCTCATTCGGCCCTAGCTCCTTGGACTTATGACCAGGACCTGATTCAAATTGATTCTGGAGCGGCCGTTATTGACGGCGAATTACTCTGCCAAGAACTACTCAGCGCAGCCCAAGCTAAGGGACTGACTATTATCCCTGAAGCGGTCTCCATTGACGCCATTCATTCAACCCAGGTCATCATTCAAGAAGAAAGCTATGACCGGGTCATTATCGCAGCAGGCGCTTGGCTAGGAGAAATCCTGGCCCCATACACAGAAAGTGTGGATATCCGGCCTCAAAAGGGTCAATTATTGGTTTACGACCATATCAGTCAGGCTGAACAATGGCCGCTAATTATGCCTGAGGGTCAAGCGGACATCATTCCTCACCAGGGCCAACGCCTCTTCTTAGGGGCCACGCATGAAAATGACCAAGGCTTTGACCTGACTCCCGACCTAAACGCTTTAGAGGAAATCATGACAACGGCTCAGGACTTACTGCCCGCCATTGATTTTTCAAACTACCAAGCCCTCAAGGTCGGCACCCGGGCCTATACCAGCGACTTTGCCCCCTTTTACGGGCCCCTGCCTAAATATGACCACATCTATGTCGCTTCTGGCCTAGGCTCTAGCGGCTTAACCACCGGGCCCATTATCGGCCACGAACTCGCCGCTATGGTCACAGGCAGCGGTTTACAGCTCGATCCCAGTGACTACCCGGTTGAAAACTACATTAAATGCTAA
- the mscL gene encoding large conductance mechanosensitive channel protein MscL, with amino-acid sequence MLQEFKAFIAKGNVIELAVGVVMGTAFTAIVNSLVKDILTPLLGIILGNIDLSAYSIEVAGATFGVGNFVNAIISFLLISLVLFFIVKAFSHFKHEEKKAEAAKASNEEVLLTEIRDLLKNK; translated from the coding sequence ATGTTACAAGAATTTAAGGCTTTTATTGCTAAGGGGAATGTGATTGAATTAGCCGTCGGGGTTGTTATGGGGACTGCCTTCACCGCTATTGTGAACTCCCTGGTTAAAGATATTTTAACGCCTCTATTAGGGATTATTTTAGGCAACATCGACTTGTCGGCTTATAGCATTGAAGTTGCCGGCGCCACATTTGGTGTAGGGAACTTTGTTAACGCTATTATTTCTTTCTTATTAATTTCTCTGGTCTTATTCTTTATTGTTAAAGCCTTTAGCCACTTCAAACATGAAGAAAAGAAAGCGGAAGCAGCTAAAGCAAGTAATGAAGAAGTCTTATTAACGGAAATTCGTGATTTATTAAAGAACAAATAG
- a CDS encoding YdcF family protein — translation MIFYLGGGLLLAIALLLFILAPRNLWDSWIASLGLIILFYAMGKDPNFAESQWLSLIFHGIEGFVNYIAPSLLLIFGLAMFTYALSLFQEEHSYLQLVIGLSLAAFLILVGFVHYYVRFNPELIADKHWLHILDFVVAYYVLLLINFLVNSLRLWLIEDDRKQDYIIILGCLFNSDNTVSRMLKMRLDACLAYVGRQKFLYHHIPILIVSGAATVSKSDWSEADVMAQYLKDQGIPEDKIWREDQATNTHGNFAYSKQLIERVQPVKSAHIAFITSAFHLYRSQLYANLESLYQVTGFGAKTTLRETFKHGIREFVAILFMHRKLHLLMTVVMFGIGWLNYIHFD, via the coding sequence ATGATTTTCTACCTAGGAGGTGGTTTACTTCTTGCCATCGCTTTATTACTCTTTATTCTTGCCCCGCGTAATTTGTGGGATTCTTGGATTGCTAGTCTGGGACTCATTATTCTTTTTTACGCCATGGGAAAAGACCCGAACTTTGCGGAATCCCAATGGCTGTCCCTAATCTTTCATGGGATAGAGGGCTTCGTCAATTACATTGCCCCTTCCTTACTTTTAATTTTTGGACTGGCCATGTTTACCTATGCCTTGTCTCTCTTTCAGGAAGAACATAGTTACCTCCAGCTGGTCATCGGACTGAGTCTGGCGGCTTTCCTAATTCTAGTGGGCTTTGTGCATTATTATGTCCGTTTCAATCCCGAACTGATTGCGGATAAGCACTGGCTGCATATTTTAGACTTTGTGGTGGCCTACTATGTCTTACTTTTGATCAACTTTCTGGTCAATTCTTTGAGACTATGGCTGATTGAGGATGATCGCAAGCAGGATTATATTATTATTCTAGGCTGTTTATTTAATAGTGATAATACTGTCTCCCGGATGCTAAAGATGCGCTTGGATGCATGCTTAGCCTATGTGGGACGTCAGAAGTTCCTCTACCATCACATTCCCATCCTCATTGTTTCTGGGGCAGCCACGGTATCTAAGAGTGACTGGTCGGAAGCTGATGTTATGGCCCAGTACTTGAAAGACCAAGGCATCCCTGAGGATAAGATTTGGCGAGAAGACCAAGCCACCAACACCCATGGTAACTTTGCCTACAGTAAGCAACTGATCGAGCGGGTCCAACCTGTCAAGAGCGCTCATATTGCTTTTATTACCAGTGCCTTCCATCTTTATCGGAGTCAACTCTATGCCAACCTGGAAAGCCTCTACCAAGTCACCGGTTTTGGGGCCAAAACCACACTGAGAGAAACCTTCAAACATGGAATTAGAGAGTTTGTCGCCATCTTATTTATGCACCGCAAGTTGCACTTATTGATGACGGTGGTCATGTTTGGAATCGGTTGGCTGAATTATATTCATTTTGATTAA
- the rsmI gene encoding 16S rRNA (cytidine(1402)-2'-O)-methyltransferase has translation MQQQKSFANEETQGNLYLVPTPIGNLEDMTFRALKVLQAVDLILAEDTRHTQKLLNHFEIDKPQKSFHKYNTQERIPEILSLLASGKNLAQVSDAGMPVISDPGSELVQACLKAGIPVIPLPGANAALTGLVASGLKSEAFTFIGFLPKKAKDRRQQLMTYQNAGETLMIYESPYRISQTIETAIEVFGPDRPACVVRELTKSYEEFNRGSLAELGTYYQENPAVKGEICFYIEGNPHPKSAAEQLQAGIDHLPLKGQVEWWMEEERLSSKEAIKKVAKNKGLKKQEVYQAYHEIGGEAP, from the coding sequence ATGCAACAACAAAAAAGTTTTGCCAATGAAGAGACTCAGGGGAATCTTTATTTAGTGCCTACCCCGATTGGTAACCTGGAAGACATGACCTTCCGGGCTCTTAAAGTCCTCCAAGCGGTGGACTTGATCTTGGCTGAAGATACTCGCCACACACAAAAATTATTGAATCACTTTGAAATTGATAAGCCACAAAAGAGTTTTCATAAGTATAATACCCAGGAGCGCATCCCTGAAATTCTCTCCCTTTTGGCAAGTGGCAAGAACTTAGCCCAGGTCAGTGATGCTGGTATGCCAGTAATTTCTGACCCAGGAAGTGAATTGGTCCAAGCCTGCCTAAAAGCGGGTATCCCAGTGATCCCTCTGCCAGGGGCCAATGCGGCCTTGACCGGGCTGGTTGCTAGTGGACTAAAGAGTGAGGCTTTTACCTTTATTGGTTTCTTACCCAAGAAGGCTAAGGACCGCCGCCAGCAATTAATGACCTATCAAAATGCTGGAGAAACCCTAATGATCTACGAGTCCCCCTACCGGATCAGTCAGACCATTGAGACGGCCATTGAAGTCTTTGGTCCCGACCGGCCAGCTTGTGTGGTCCGGGAATTGACCAAGTCTTATGAAGAATTTAACCGGGGCTCCTTGGCTGAATTAGGCACTTATTACCAGGAAAACCCCGCCGTCAAGGGGGAAATTTGCTTTTATATTGAAGGAAATCCCCATCCCAAGTCAGCGGCGGAACAGTTACAGGCAGGGATTGACCACCTGCCTCTCAAAGGCCAAGTCGAGTGGTGGATGGAAGAAGAAAGGCTATCCTCTAAAGAGGCCATTAAAAAAGTGGCCAAGAATAAAGGCTTAAAGAAACAAGAAGTTTACCAGGCCTACCACGAAATCGGTGGGGAGGCCCCATGA
- a CDS encoding GIY-YIG nuclease family protein, whose amino-acid sequence MYVLLCHDDSLYTGYTTDVERRQEEHNSGKGAKYTRPASRRPCAMVFAKAFSSRQAATQAEYRFKQFSRAEKIKRLKAYGVKDFHYRPGIPCQWIGLDDDCSRERR is encoded by the coding sequence ATGTATGTTCTTCTCTGCCATGATGATAGCCTCTATACGGGCTACACTACCGATGTCGAGCGGAGGCAGGAAGAACATAATAGCGGCAAGGGAGCTAAGTATACCCGACCAGCCAGCCGGCGACCCTGTGCCATGGTCTTTGCTAAGGCTTTTTCCAGTCGCCAAGCCGCTACCCAAGCGGAGTACCGCTTTAAGCAATTTTCACGTGCCGAAAAGATTAAACGACTAAAAGCATATGGTGTGAAGGATTTTCATTACCGGCCGGGCATCCCCTGCCAATGGATCGGTTTAGATGATGACTGCAGTAGAGAAAGAAGGTGA
- a CDS encoding tRNA1(Val) (adenine(37)-N6)-methyltransferase, producing the protein MTLLANERIDQLSQFDRKIIQSDDTFSLSTDALFLAYFARVRKTKKQKIVDFCSGNGAIPLILSAMTQASIEAIEIQPELADMARRSVALNHLEEQITIHTGNIQSATRLVRPESVNVITCNPPYFKVYQDSWINPNDKKALARHEIAMTLEDIFKQSQALLKERGRLVLVHRPERLTEIIQAGLKYRLIPKRLRFVHPKPDKPANTLLIDFMKRGQEKGLQVLPPLYVYTKDNVYTEEVKAYLHQG; encoded by the coding sequence ATGACGCTATTAGCCAATGAGCGCATTGATCAATTAAGCCAATTTGACCGTAAGATCATCCAAAGTGATGATACTTTTTCCCTGTCGACAGATGCCTTGTTTTTGGCCTACTTTGCCCGGGTGAGAAAGACCAAGAAGCAAAAAATTGTCGACTTCTGCTCTGGAAATGGGGCCATCCCTTTGATCTTATCCGCCATGACCCAAGCCTCAATCGAGGCGATTGAAATTCAGCCTGAATTAGCTGATATGGCCAGACGGTCGGTAGCTTTAAACCATTTAGAAGAGCAAATCACTATCCATACCGGCAATATTCAATCTGCCACCCGCCTGGTCAGGCCAGAATCGGTGAATGTGATTACCTGTAATCCGCCTTATTTTAAGGTCTATCAGGACTCATGGATTAATCCCAATGACAAAAAGGCCCTGGCCCGGCATGAAATTGCCATGACCTTGGAAGATATTTTTAAGCAGAGCCAAGCCTTACTGAAGGAGCGGGGGCGCTTAGTCTTGGTCCACCGGCCAGAACGCTTGACCGAAATAATCCAAGCTGGGCTTAAGTACCGACTCATTCCCAAGCGCTTGCGTTTTGTCCACCCTAAGCCCGATAAGCCAGCCAATACGCTCCTCATTGACTTTATGAAGCGGGGGCAAGAAAAGGGTCTACAAGTCCTGCCCCCCCTCTATGTTTATACTAAGGACAATGTGTATACGGAAGAAGTGAAGGCTTATCTCCACCAAGGCTAA
- a CDS encoding DNA replication initiation control protein YabA, with translation METRDIVTRLNTLSEQLGQMQTELETITDEWGKELIKNQDLQMENHYLRERVNQLLANEQPEEKETAPEEKDGQRSPALQNLLNIYEDGFHICNISYGQRRENAEQCMFCLDILYGMEGKR, from the coding sequence ATGGAGACAAGAGATATTGTCACTCGCCTCAATACCCTCAGCGAGCAACTGGGCCAAATGCAGACCGAACTAGAGACAATTACCGATGAGTGGGGTAAAGAATTAATCAAAAATCAAGACCTACAGATGGAAAACCATTATTTAAGAGAGCGGGTCAACCAATTATTAGCCAACGAACAGCCGGAAGAGAAGGAGACCGCTCCCGAAGAAAAGGATGGGCAACGCTCACCGGCCTTACAAAACCTCTTAAATATTTATGAAGATGGCTTTCATATTTGTAATATTTCCTATGGCCAAAGACGAGAAAATGCTGAGCAATGTATGTTTTGCTTAGATATTCTTTATGGTATGGAAGGTAAGCGTTAG
- a CDS encoding GNAT family N-acetyltransferase encodes MLDFNATYHWISHYEDNELYQFFINQAARHVPLSNFMALDFKPGLDEWLILEEQYMDYACAFDLPEISIHLPMNQGVDEALYAYLSEAGYQLAITELVSLASKPTPSGKNQPKNLDLKEITADSLPAFLAFQAHYDKDYGLAYQEEMQGYYREAFLKDNIHQLAVFDQGQVIAVMQVITSRYYIEIDHLTVREDWQKQEIGRWLVQWAYKQGQEAEKTLILVCDADSPARQFYDHLGFVGQGFELAFSRPIDQDFKEQFYYQD; translated from the coding sequence ATGTTAGATTTTAATGCCACTTACCATTGGATTAGTCACTATGAGGACAATGAACTCTACCAATTCTTTATTAACCAAGCCGCCCGCCATGTGCCGCTCAGTAACTTCATGGCCCTCGATTTTAAGCCCGGTCTGGACGAATGGCTGATCTTGGAGGAGCAGTATATGGACTATGCTTGTGCCTTCGACCTGCCCGAAATCAGTATCCACCTGCCCATGAACCAAGGGGTGGATGAGGCACTTTATGCCTATCTTTCTGAAGCCGGCTACCAATTGGCAATCACTGAGCTGGTCAGTCTAGCAAGCAAGCCGACCCCGAGCGGCAAAAATCAGCCCAAAAATCTTGACTTAAAAGAAATTACCGCTGATAGCCTGCCCGCTTTTCTAGCCTTTCAAGCCCATTATGATAAGGACTATGGTTTAGCCTACCAAGAGGAAATGCAGGGCTACTACCGCGAAGCCTTTCTGAAGGACAATATTCATCAGTTGGCCGTCTTTGACCAAGGGCAAGTAATCGCAGTCATGCAAGTGATCACTTCTCGCTACTACATTGAGATTGACCACCTGACCGTGAGGGAAGACTGGCAGAAACAGGAAATTGGCCGTTGGCTAGTCCAATGGGCTTATAAGCAGGGACAGGAAGCTGAGAAGACACTGATCTTAGTTTGTGACGCGGATAGTCCAGCCCGGCAATTTTACGACCACCTAGGTTTTGTGGGCCAGGGATTTGAATTAGCCTTCTCTCGACCGATTGACCAGGACTTTAAAGAGCAATTTTACTATCAAGACTAG
- the holB gene encoding DNA polymerase III subunit delta' has protein sequence MTQAFAIEEKQSQLAQLMRQVIQNRRLAHAYLFEGNAGSGQADMAIFLAAALFCSQEDKPCGRCDHCQRVIRGDHSDVEWLTKDANSIKIDQIRELKHNLSLTGLEGRVKVFVIEAAESMTPQAANSLLKFLEEPHQDVYIFLLTNNREAILPTVQSRCQVIHFPSLAVDQAVRLFVDQGIAKAQAQVIAWLTTDLDSALALNENQVFHDQCQRLDQWLQLIVARDGRAFTMVATDWMKISRSRQDNQLLLQLLTLLLRDCLLIKSQRKQETLDQVLVRPDLKTNHQAKYQAYPEGLFLDLLKLVTKAQKMIKQNVSPQASLEYFVLESWNLEKKYL, from the coding sequence ATGACCCAAGCCTTTGCCATTGAAGAAAAACAAAGCCAACTGGCTCAGTTGATGCGCCAAGTCATCCAGAATAGACGTTTAGCCCATGCTTATTTATTTGAGGGCAACGCGGGCTCTGGTCAAGCTGACATGGCGATCTTTCTGGCAGCGGCTTTATTTTGTAGTCAAGAAGATAAACCTTGTGGCCGCTGTGACCACTGCCAGCGGGTAATCCGAGGCGACCATAGTGATGTGGAATGGCTGACTAAGGATGCTAACAGCATTAAAATTGACCAAATCCGTGAGCTCAAGCACAATCTATCCCTGACCGGTTTAGAAGGCCGGGTCAAAGTCTTTGTGATTGAGGCAGCGGAATCCATGACGCCGCAAGCGGCTAATTCTTTATTGAAATTTCTAGAAGAACCCCATCAAGATGTCTATATCTTCCTCTTGACCAATAACCGGGAGGCGATCTTACCGACCGTTCAATCCCGCTGTCAGGTGATTCACTTCCCTTCCCTAGCGGTTGACCAGGCCGTCCGTCTCTTTGTTGATCAAGGGATTGCTAAGGCCCAGGCCCAGGTGATTGCCTGGTTGACGACGGACTTGGATAGTGCTTTGGCTTTAAATGAGAATCAGGTCTTCCATGACCAGTGCCAGCGCCTCGACCAATGGCTTCAGCTCATTGTGGCCAGAGACGGGCGCGCCTTTACCATGGTAGCTACTGATTGGATGAAAATCTCCCGCAGCCGCCAGGATAACCAGCTCTTGTTGCAACTGTTGACCCTCTTACTTAGGGATTGTCTCTTAATTAAGAGTCAAAGGAAGCAGGAGACCTTAGACCAGGTCCTCGTTCGCCCGGATCTAAAAACCAACCACCAGGCCAAATACCAGGCCTACCCTGAAGGCTTATTCCTTGACCTGTTAAAATTAGTGACCAAGGCGCAAAAAATGATCAAACAAAATGTCAGCCCCCAGGCCAGCTTGGAATACTTTGTCTTAGAAAGCTGGAACTTAGAGAAAAAATACCTGTAA
- the tmk gene encoding dTMP kinase, whose protein sequence is MSGVFISIEGPDGSGKTTLIKGLKARLDQDLKQAPIFSREPGGDRIAEEIRDIILSPANTALDARSEALLYAASRAQHLAQKIRPALVAGNMVLCDRYVDSSIAYQGYGRELGGQAVKWINDFATDGLLPDLTLYCDISAEEGIARIEAGRTDEINRLDQESIAFHRRVIQGYQDLLKENPDRIVAIDASQPAAAMQADAYELIRQRFPQFFS, encoded by the coding sequence ATGTCAGGTGTATTTATAAGCATTGAAGGACCGGATGGGTCAGGAAAAACCACCCTAATCAAAGGACTCAAGGCACGTTTGGACCAGGATTTAAAGCAGGCCCCCATTTTTTCTAGGGAGCCGGGTGGCGACCGGATCGCTGAAGAAATTCGTGATATTATCCTTTCCCCAGCGAATACGGCACTCGATGCGCGGTCGGAGGCCCTACTCTATGCGGCGAGTCGTGCCCAGCACCTGGCTCAAAAGATCCGGCCCGCTCTAGTCGCTGGGAACATGGTTCTCTGTGACCGCTATGTGGATAGTTCCATTGCCTACCAAGGGTATGGGCGAGAACTTGGGGGCCAGGCTGTCAAGTGGATCAATGACTTTGCTACCGACGGCTTACTGCCCGATTTAACCCTCTACTGTGATATTTCCGCCGAAGAGGGCATTGCCCGGATTGAAGCCGGCCGGACTGATGAGATCAACCGCTTGGACCAAGAATCCATCGCCTTTCACCGCCGGGTGATTCAAGGCTACCAAGACCTCTTGAAAGAAAACCCTGACCGGATTGTCGCTATTGATGCGAGCCAACCCGCCGCAGCCATGCAGGCAGACGCTTATGAGTTGATTCGTCAGCGCTTTCCCCAATTTTTTTCTTAG
- the recR gene encoding recombination mediator RecR — MQYPEPIARLIDSFKKLPGIGAKTAARLAFFVLDMDQADVNDFAEALHRVKQEMTTCSVCGNVTQEDPCLICRDDDRDGSVLMVVEEARDVMAMERMQNYHGKYHVLHGVLSPMDGTGPDDLNIRSLLQRLQDTQIKEVIIATNATAEGEATATYLARLIKPAQIKVSRIAYGLSVGSDIEYADEMTLMRALDGRQEL; from the coding sequence ATGCAATATCCCGAACCGATCGCTCGCCTGATCGATAGCTTTAAGAAATTACCTGGGATTGGGGCAAAGACGGCGGCTCGTTTAGCATTTTTTGTCCTGGATATGGACCAGGCCGATGTGAATGATTTTGCCGAGGCCTTGCACCGGGTTAAGCAGGAAATGACTACCTGCTCGGTCTGTGGCAATGTTACCCAGGAAGATCCTTGTTTAATCTGCCGTGATGATGACCGGGATGGGTCTGTGCTGATGGTGGTTGAAGAGGCCCGTGATGTGATGGCTATGGAGAGAATGCAAAATTACCACGGCAAGTATCATGTCCTTCATGGGGTGCTCTCACCCATGGATGGGACCGGGCCGGATGACTTAAATATTCGCTCGCTCCTGCAACGTTTACAGGATACTCAGATTAAAGAAGTGATCATTGCTACCAATGCGACCGCTGAAGGGGAGGCGACGGCTACCTATCTAGCGCGTTTAATTAAGCCTGCCCAAATCAAGGTCAGTCGGATTGCCTATGGCCTTTCGGTGGGTAGCGATATTGAATATGCGGATGAGATGACACTCATGCGGGCCCTTGATGGTCGTCAGGAACTCTAA
- a CDS encoding YbaB/EbfC family nucleoid-associated protein: MANNMMNMQKMLKEAKKMQAKLEESQKDLEKQVFEGKEPSGMIKAKVGGDRRVKAIEMDPAVIDPEDPDMLSDLLIAAVNDGLSKVDSAQESNMGNLSKGFPGF; encoded by the coding sequence ATGGCAAACAATATGATGAATATGCAAAAAATGCTCAAAGAAGCCAAAAAAATGCAAGCAAAATTAGAAGAATCGCAAAAGGACTTGGAAAAACAAGTCTTTGAAGGCAAGGAGCCCTCAGGTATGATTAAGGCCAAGGTGGGAGGCGACCGCCGGGTCAAAGCGATTGAAATGGATCCAGCAGTGATTGATCCTGAAGATCCTGATATGCTCAGTGACCTTCTTATTGCTGCAGTCAATGACGGTTTAAGTAAGGTGGATAGTGCTCAAGAATCGAATATGGGGAACCTTTCTAAAGGCTTTCCCGGCTTCTAG
- the dnaX gene encoding DNA polymerase III subunit gamma/tau: MSYQALYRKWRPQTFADIVGQEAVSRTLKNAISQDKTSHAYLFNGPRGTGKTSAAKIFAKAINCPQQKDGEPCNACHLCQAITEGRLADVIEIDAASNNGVEEIRDIRDKVRYAPTEATYKVYIIDEVHMLSTGAFNALLKTLEEPPSRVIFILATTEAHKIPATVISRTQRFDFKRLSNQAIKERMAYILDQEGVTYEAEALDLIAQDANGGMRDALSLLDQVISFSQGTITTAMTRQVTGILSDEQKISYVAAISQGDTDQALEVLRQILQAGREASRFVEEMLLFTRDLLLANQSQAAQETDLIKNYDQSFYDLAKGLDRQLIYQMMKEFRSVQEDIRFAIQGDIYLEVATIKLADWPDRESSPSRATDQVPSDGEQKHLTQLNQEVQALKEELAQLQASQGQASASPAPAKEAAKSANDKRPKQVQGQFKPAYSAIYKTLSQATKTDLNQLSSVWDQVVGSLPTVQQALLHQTEPVAASPEAFVLSFDYEIFCQRVFEDKELQKAVANHLQNQINHPGRMLVMTSDQWQEARGRYVKAYHEGRKDELIQSQAEKENNGSDQADSPASPVADQEAEVPADQKADRSQAQEESTSAWLAKEDQEAQDPLTQTMADLFGADNDHITLSND; encoded by the coding sequence ATGAGTTATCAAGCTTTATACCGGAAGTGGCGGCCGCAGACTTTTGCGGATATTGTCGGCCAAGAAGCGGTTTCAAGGACCTTGAAGAATGCTATCAGCCAAGATAAGACCAGCCATGCTTATTTATTTAATGGCCCGCGGGGAACAGGGAAGACCTCTGCCGCTAAAATTTTTGCTAAGGCGATTAACTGTCCCCAACAAAAAGATGGTGAACCCTGCAATGCATGCCATCTCTGCCAGGCCATTACCGAAGGCCGTTTGGCGGATGTGATTGAAATCGATGCGGCGTCTAACAATGGGGTGGAGGAAATCCGGGATATCCGCGACAAGGTCCGTTATGCCCCTACTGAGGCGACTTATAAGGTCTACATTATCGATGAAGTCCACATGCTCTCAACCGGGGCTTTTAATGCCCTGTTAAAAACCTTGGAAGAGCCACCCAGCCGGGTCATCTTCATCTTAGCGACTACCGAAGCCCACAAAATTCCGGCAACTGTGATTTCACGTACCCAGCGCTTTGACTTTAAACGGCTCTCTAACCAAGCCATCAAGGAGCGGATGGCCTATATCTTAGACCAAGAGGGGGTTACTTATGAAGCCGAAGCCTTGGACCTGATTGCCCAAGATGCCAATGGAGGCATGCGGGATGCTTTGAGTCTCTTGGACCAGGTGATTTCTTTCTCCCAAGGGACGATTACCACGGCCATGACCCGACAAGTGACGGGAATTTTAAGCGATGAGCAAAAAATTAGCTATGTCGCCGCCATAAGCCAAGGCGACACGGACCAAGCCCTGGAGGTTTTAAGGCAGATCCTTCAAGCGGGCCGAGAAGCCAGCCGTTTTGTTGAGGAAATGTTGCTCTTTACTCGGGACCTCTTATTAGCTAACCAAAGTCAAGCCGCTCAAGAGACGGATCTGATAAAAAACTATGACCAGTCCTTCTACGACTTGGCCAAGGGCTTAGACCGCCAGCTGATCTACCAAATGATGAAAGAATTTCGCTCGGTTCAAGAAGATATTCGCTTTGCTATCCAAGGCGATATTTATTTAGAAGTGGCCACCATTAAGTTGGCTGACTGGCCAGATAGAGAAAGTAGTCCCTCGCGAGCGACTGACCAGGTTCCAAGTGATGGGGAACAAAAGCACTTGACCCAATTAAATCAAGAAGTCCAAGCCTTAAAAGAAGAACTTGCTCAACTGCAAGCCAGTCAAGGGCAAGCCTCAGCCAGCCCCGCCCCTGCTAAAGAGGCAGCTAAGTCAGCGAATGATAAGCGGCCCAAGCAGGTCCAAGGGCAATTTAAGCCGGCCTATTCAGCCATCTATAAAACCCTGAGCCAGGCCACAAAAACCGACCTCAACCAGCTAAGCAGTGTTTGGGATCAGGTGGTCGGGTCTCTTCCTACTGTCCAACAGGCCCTCCTCCACCAAACCGAGCCGGTAGCTGCCAGCCCCGAGGCCTTTGTCTTGAGTTTTGACTATGAAATTTTCTGCCAAAGGGTATTTGAGGACAAGGAATTACAAAAGGCAGTCGCCAACCACTTGCAAAATCAAATTAACCACCCCGGCCGGATGCTGGTGATGACTAGTGATCAATGGCAGGAAGCCAGGGGCCGTTATGTCAAGGCCTACCACGAAGGCCGCAAGGATGAACTGATCCAGTCCCAAGCCGAAAAGGAAAACAATGGATCCGACCAAGCCGACAGTCCAGCCAGTCCAGTCGCTGACCAAGAGGCTGAAGTTCCTGCAGACCAAAAAGCCGATCGCTCACAAGCGCAAGAGGAGTCGACTTCAGCATGGCTGGCAAAGGAAGACCAAGAAGCCCAAGATCCGCTCACCCAGACCATGGCTGATCTTTTTGGGGCTGACAATGATCATATAACCCTCAGCAATGATTAA